Proteins encoded together in one Streptomyces umbrinus window:
- a CDS encoding polysaccharide lyase family 7 protein, with protein MPSTRSIVLAGITAAVSVATLTLPAQAGTPAPHKRAAGCTYPSEVLDLTDWKLTLPTGEDEDPTEITQPDLATFSADPWFRADADCDAVRFRAAVNGVTTGGSSYPRAELREMTDDGEEEAAWSTTDGTHTLVVREAFMALPEERPYLVGAQVHGGDDDVTVFRLEGSSLYITDGDDRHHRLVTDDYELGTEFEAKFVAKDGEINAYYNGRLQTTISHDGDTNYFKAGVYTQANCDNSEPCADDNYGEVRISRIKVTHS; from the coding sequence ATGCCAAGCACTCGGAGCATCGTGCTGGCCGGCATCACCGCCGCTGTCTCGGTCGCCACGCTCACGCTGCCCGCCCAGGCCGGCACACCGGCCCCGCACAAGCGGGCAGCCGGCTGCACTTACCCGTCCGAGGTCCTCGACCTGACCGACTGGAAGCTGACCCTGCCCACCGGCGAGGACGAGGACCCCACCGAGATCACCCAGCCCGACCTGGCGACCTTCTCCGCCGATCCCTGGTTCCGGGCCGACGCCGACTGCGACGCGGTCAGGTTCCGGGCCGCCGTCAACGGTGTGACGACGGGAGGTTCCAGCTACCCGCGCGCCGAGCTGCGGGAGATGACCGACGACGGCGAGGAGGAGGCCGCCTGGTCCACCACGGACGGCACCCACACCCTCGTGGTCAGGGAAGCGTTCATGGCACTGCCCGAGGAAAGGCCGTACCTGGTCGGCGCGCAGGTCCACGGCGGGGACGACGACGTCACCGTCTTCCGCCTCGAAGGCAGCAGCCTCTACATCACCGACGGCGACGATCGCCACCACCGCCTCGTCACCGACGACTACGAGCTGGGCACCGAGTTCGAGGCCAAGTTCGTGGCCAAAGACGGAGAGATCAACGCGTACTACAACGGCCGGCTGCAGACCACGATCTCCCACGACGGCGACACCAACTACTTCAAGGCAGGGGTCTACACGCAGGCCAACTGCGACAACTCCGAGCCGTGTGCCGACGACAACTACGGCGAGGTCCGCATCTCCCGCATCAAGGTCACCCACTCCTGA
- a CDS encoding amidohydrolase family protein — MKSNANPLKHLTTGRRGFLAGTAALGIGAGLSTHAIASRAEANETTDFSQRDQDLPFIGTEETFSTHELMVLNDRLFLEDTGLAELGPRRIGAMDEAGLNVQILSAHTPGVQNVKGQKGIDFAYRLNKLLVDGPMATYPGRFKAFATLPLQNPEASADELERTVREDGFLGCLTNGIIGKKFLDHPDFEPLLARAEALDVPIYIHPGLPPDEVFEIYYSNMRPEYQKEFQDQVLSISAYGWHQEVVTQCLRMITSGVFDRYPKLQIIIGHMGEGLPFFYKRVVEKMSEVTKKSLDKPFEQYFHENSWFTTSAFPQTELLDLLLKYISVDRVMFATDYPFANMKTQTDWFRGVDLPREAKEKIAFRNAEKLFGIKV; from the coding sequence ATGAAGTCCAACGCAAACCCTCTGAAGCACCTCACGACGGGACGCCGCGGCTTTCTAGCCGGCACGGCAGCACTTGGCATTGGTGCCGGCTTGTCCACGCATGCCATTGCCTCCCGCGCGGAAGCGAACGAGACTACGGATTTTTCACAGCGAGACCAGGACCTGCCCTTCATCGGCACGGAAGAGACCTTTTCCACCCATGAGTTGATGGTGCTGAACGACAGGCTGTTCCTCGAGGATACTGGTCTTGCCGAGCTCGGCCCGCGCCGCATCGGTGCAATGGATGAGGCGGGGCTCAACGTTCAAATCCTCTCCGCACATACGCCAGGTGTGCAGAATGTCAAAGGTCAGAAGGGCATCGATTTTGCGTATCGTCTCAACAAGTTGCTTGTCGATGGACCGATGGCCACCTATCCGGGGCGGTTTAAGGCATTTGCAACCTTGCCTCTGCAGAATCCGGAGGCCTCGGCAGACGAACTGGAACGCACAGTTCGGGAAGATGGCTTCCTGGGATGTTTGACCAATGGAATCATCGGGAAGAAATTCCTCGACCATCCCGACTTTGAGCCCCTGCTGGCGCGCGCCGAAGCCCTTGATGTGCCGATATACATCCATCCGGGCCTGCCGCCTGACGAGGTTTTCGAAATCTACTACAGCAATATGCGGCCGGAATATCAGAAGGAGTTCCAGGACCAGGTTCTCAGCATCTCTGCATATGGATGGCACCAGGAAGTCGTTACTCAGTGCCTCCGAATGATCACCTCAGGAGTATTCGACAGGTATCCCAAGCTCCAGATTATCATCGGCCATATGGGAGAGGGCCTTCCGTTCTTCTATAAACGCGTCGTGGAGAAGATGAGCGAAGTGACCAAGAAGAGCCTGGACAAGCCGTTCGAGCAGTATTTCCATGAAAATTCCTGGTTCACAACCAGCGCATTCCCCCAGACTGAACTGCTCGATCTCCTGCTGAAGTACATAAGTGTGGATCGAGTGATGTTTGCAACCGACTACCCGTTTGCGAATATGAAAACTCAAACCGACTGGTTCCGGGGAGTCGATTTGCCACGCGAAGCCAAGGAAAAAATTGCGTTCCGAAATGCGGAAAAACTGTTCGGAATTAAAGTCTGA
- a CDS encoding transposase has protein sequence MIPRTFPPAPAWSPDRHRIKAELDHSRGPEKTWVYGALRIRDGQQITMAASSRNSVFYQQFLQQIEDANPTGELWIVTDNLSSHNSLSTRTWLEDHPRIHHAFIPVGGCRLNLQEGWWRIFRKAALAGRSSANRDNIEHATTLATSQLNSRAKPWIWGRPAPPTRRLRRRYVYVV, from the coding sequence GTGATCCCACGGACCTTCCCGCCCGCACCCGCCTGGTCACCCGACCGGCACCGGATCAAAGCGGAACTCGACCACAGCCGCGGACCCGAGAAAACCTGGGTCTACGGGGCCTTACGCATCCGGGACGGCCAGCAGATCACCATGGCCGCTTCCTCCCGCAACAGCGTCTTCTACCAGCAGTTCCTGCAACAGATCGAAGACGCCAACCCGACCGGCGAACTCTGGATCGTCACCGACAACCTGTCCAGTCACAACAGCCTGTCCACCCGGACCTGGCTCGAGGACCATCCCCGCATCCACCACGCGTTCATCCCCGTCGGCGGGTGCCGGCTCAACCTGCAGGAAGGCTGGTGGCGCATCTTCCGCAAAGCCGCCCTCGCCGGCCGGTCATCCGCGAACCGTGACAACATCGAACACGCCACCACCCTTGCAACCAGCCAGCTCAACTCCCGTGCCAAACCGTGGATCTGGGGCAGACCCGCACCGCCAACCCGCCGACTACGGCGCCGATACGTGTACGTCGTTTGA
- a CDS encoding helix-turn-helix domain-containing protein — MRARMIELSWSELRVPAIAVELDCSQKRFGAGCTAPTAQACQGWMIWGGQGRKRRITEEERSRIIALVKTVPPGRLRWEPVGELWAFDESGPPEWTPDSLAAAARAEGIEVGRSQVRRILLAEGVRWRRTRSWTRSKDPDFVPKGQGSSASTLTRPTTRR; from the coding sequence ATGCGGGCCCGGATGATCGAGCTGAGCTGGTCGGAGCTACGGGTGCCGGCGATCGCCGTGGAGCTGGACTGCAGCCAAAAAAGGTTCGGTGCTGGTTGCACCGCTCCAACCGCTCAGGCCTGCCAGGGCTGGATGATCTGGGGTGGGCAGGGCCGCAAGCGACGGATCACCGAGGAGGAACGATCTCGGATCATCGCCCTGGTCAAGACGGTGCCACCGGGACGGCTGCGGTGGGAGCCCGTCGGAGAGCTATGGGCCTTCGACGAGTCCGGGCCACCCGAGTGGACTCCGGATTCTCTGGCCGCGGCAGCGCGGGCCGAGGGTATCGAGGTGGGCCGCTCACAGGTCCGGCGCATCCTGCTTGCCGAGGGCGTGCGCTGGCGCCGCACCCGGTCCTGGACGCGCTCGAAGGACCCGGACTTCGTCCCAAAAGGACAAGGATCATCGGCCTCTACACTCACCCGCCCGACGACGCGACGGTGA
- a CDS encoding IS701 family transposase, which yields MTKRLPCPPAPGPLEAYAAGFDDLFGTLAQRRGFREYLAGLLLPRDRNKTLTCLAGTEPVAGAQHAAVQRLQFFLSESTWDGAQINARRLELMLADPATAPHDGGVLVIDDSGDRKDGSATAHVGKQYLGSVGKIDRGVVTVTTCWADERLYYPLHAVPYTPAHHFPGGKNDPAFRTKLQIGAALARAAKTAGVVFRAVVADCAYGDHNTFRTELSDARMPFVMALKRGHGTWQYEDAFRPVDAARELAWHGPEQSGDWQPVTRTFRNGRTATWWAADAQLDWRGPNGVIRLVVATTHPATLPETSTWYLATNLPRPGSPREAHSRHPAADLTEVVRLSGLRHWVEQSYKQVKDELGRADFQARSDTGIRRHQTLVNCAFSFCWNTWFTPDPLAGEHKPAPAPERGHTTAPPASGGLLAPGHPRHPWLVDALGHAATLLPSLDDQPPARRTQCPAPRRQHRQTPRSLLPDLTNHR from the coding sequence ATGACGAAGCGGCTGCCGTGTCCTCCCGCACCGGGCCCGTTGGAGGCGTACGCCGCCGGCTTCGACGATCTCTTCGGGACGTTGGCCCAGCGGCGGGGGTTTCGCGAATACCTGGCCGGCCTGTTGCTGCCCCGGGACCGCAACAAAACGCTCACCTGCCTGGCCGGCACGGAGCCCGTGGCGGGTGCCCAGCATGCGGCGGTGCAGCGCCTGCAGTTCTTCCTGTCCGAGTCGACCTGGGACGGCGCGCAAATCAACGCCCGCCGCCTTGAGCTGATGCTGGCCGACCCGGCGACCGCGCCGCATGACGGCGGGGTGCTGGTCATCGACGATTCCGGTGACCGCAAGGACGGCAGCGCAACCGCGCACGTGGGCAAGCAGTACCTCGGCTCGGTCGGGAAGATCGACCGTGGGGTGGTCACGGTGACCACCTGCTGGGCCGACGAACGCCTCTACTACCCGCTGCATGCCGTGCCCTACACCCCCGCCCACCACTTCCCCGGCGGGAAGAACGACCCGGCTTTCCGCACCAAGCTGCAGATCGGGGCCGCCCTGGCCCGCGCGGCAAAGACGGCCGGCGTGGTGTTCCGGGCGGTCGTCGCCGACTGCGCCTACGGCGACCACAACACCTTCCGCACCGAATTGTCCGACGCCCGGATGCCGTTCGTGATGGCCCTCAAACGCGGCCACGGCACCTGGCAGTACGAGGACGCCTTCCGGCCCGTCGACGCCGCCCGCGAACTGGCCTGGCACGGCCCGGAACAGAGCGGCGACTGGCAGCCGGTGACCCGCACCTTCCGCAACGGACGCACCGCGACCTGGTGGGCCGCCGACGCCCAGCTGGACTGGCGGGGTCCCAACGGTGTGATCCGGCTCGTGGTGGCCACCACCCACCCGGCCACTTTGCCCGAGACGTCCACCTGGTACCTGGCCACCAACCTGCCCCGGCCCGGATCACCCCGCGAGGCACACAGCCGCCACCCGGCCGCCGATCTCACCGAAGTGGTACGGCTCTCCGGGCTGCGGCACTGGGTCGAACAGAGCTACAAACAGGTCAAGGACGAACTCGGCCGGGCCGACTTCCAGGCCCGCTCCGACACCGGCATCCGCCGCCACCAGACCCTCGTGAACTGTGCCTTCAGCTTCTGCTGGAACACCTGGTTCACCCCCGACCCACTCGCCGGTGAGCACAAGCCGGCTCCTGCCCCAGAGAGGGGGCACACGACCGCCCCACCGGCCTCAGGCGGCCTGCTGGCCCCGGGCCATCCGCGCCATCCGTGGCTGGTTGATGCCCTGGGCCACGCTGCAACGCTGCTGCCGAGCCTGGACGACCAACCCCCCGCCCGCCGAACTCAATGCCCTGCTCCACGCCGTCAGCACCGGCAGACCCCTCGATCTCTACTGCCCGACCTAACAAACCACCGCTAG
- a CDS encoding TerD family protein gives MSSGNQGVRKAEVRLKWDPSPWNQPPHHLDIIATTYSADAPYGRPVYIVHFDSRSPDGTINMSRHSQTGQGFGYVEVMTLELDRLAPSFARVVVGVAIHQNSGPKTFGDLSNAGVLVAEGYKELLKDNFAQVSGCTATTVAEFTRDASTSWEFHKMVRGFDSDPEVFTSEMGSTP, from the coding sequence GTGAGCAGCGGCAACCAGGGCGTGCGGAAGGCCGAGGTACGACTCAAGTGGGACCCAAGTCCCTGGAACCAGCCACCCCACCATCTCGACATCATCGCCACGACCTACTCGGCGGACGCCCCGTACGGGAGACCGGTGTACATCGTCCACTTCGACAGCCGCTCACCGGACGGCACCATCAACATGAGCCGGCACAGCCAGACCGGCCAGGGCTTCGGCTACGTCGAAGTGATGACCCTGGAGCTCGATCGCCTCGCCCCCTCCTTCGCACGGGTGGTCGTGGGCGTGGCAATCCACCAGAACAGCGGCCCCAAAACCTTCGGTGACCTGTCGAACGCCGGAGTGCTCGTCGCCGAGGGCTACAAGGAACTCCTCAAGGACAACTTCGCGCAGGTCTCCGGATGCACCGCCACAACGGTCGCGGAGTTCACCCGGGACGCCTCCACATCATGGGAGTTTCACAAGATGGTCCGGGGGTTCGACAGCGACCCCGAAGTCTTCACCTCGGAGATGGGCAGCACCCCGTAA
- a CDS encoding lactonase family protein, giving the protein MKSRTRRIVVGGGALAIAGAATVAVSLASASQYSGSTAGADHAVFVQGNELDGNTIHVFARDDDGKLSPSETYATGGQGGDQVDAPTDSLASQGSLVYDDPSGMLLAVNAGSGTVTSFRVEGQQLKDRRVVHSGGKFPASIAVHGTVAYVMNAGGEGSVQGFRVTSKGLKPLKGSYRSLRLDNEDIPRFDTSPGEVEFAPDGRNLIVTTKGNNTVEVFPMKPNGLPAVADPVVNESAGGVPFAISFDRTGKRVLVAEAEKSTVTTYQVKLDGKLKVLQQPLANGQEVLCWLERAGDFFYGGNTGNSTVTGYRMDKRGKLALTNEVGIATPPSANSQGVIDLAVTEDEKFVYVQNAVSGTVDGFRVEANGALTKVTTAEGLPAFDESGMEGIAAV; this is encoded by the coding sequence GTGAAGTCCAGGACACGGCGCATCGTGGTCGGCGGCGGGGCCCTGGCCATCGCCGGGGCCGCGACGGTGGCTGTGTCACTGGCCTCGGCGAGCCAGTACTCCGGGAGCACGGCCGGGGCCGACCATGCGGTCTTCGTCCAGGGCAACGAGCTGGACGGCAACACCATCCATGTGTTCGCGCGGGACGACGACGGCAAACTGAGTCCCTCGGAGACCTACGCGACCGGCGGCCAGGGCGGTGACCAGGTCGACGCACCCACAGACTCGCTCGCCTCCCAGGGCTCACTCGTCTACGACGACCCTTCGGGCATGCTGCTGGCCGTCAACGCGGGCAGCGGCACGGTGACCTCCTTCCGCGTCGAAGGGCAACAGCTCAAGGACCGACGCGTCGTGCACTCCGGCGGCAAGTTCCCGGCAAGTATCGCGGTGCACGGCACGGTCGCGTACGTCATGAACGCCGGCGGCGAGGGCAGCGTCCAGGGCTTCAGGGTCACCAGCAAGGGACTCAAGCCCCTGAAGGGGTCCTACCGTTCCCTGCGCCTGGACAACGAGGATATTCCGCGCTTCGACACCTCGCCGGGTGAGGTCGAGTTCGCCCCGGACGGGCGCAATCTGATCGTCACCACCAAGGGGAACAACACCGTCGAGGTCTTCCCGATGAAGCCGAACGGCCTGCCGGCCGTCGCCGACCCCGTTGTCAACGAGTCGGCCGGCGGCGTGCCGTTCGCGATCAGCTTCGACAGGACCGGGAAGCGGGTGCTGGTCGCCGAGGCCGAGAAGTCCACTGTCACCACGTACCAGGTGAAGCTCGACGGCAAGCTGAAGGTCCTTCAACAGCCCCTGGCCAACGGCCAGGAGGTCCTGTGCTGGCTGGAGCGCGCGGGCGACTTCTTCTACGGCGGCAACACCGGAAACTCCACCGTCACCGGATACCGCATGGACAAGCGGGGCAAGCTGGCCCTGACCAACGAGGTGGGCATCGCCACCCCGCCCTCCGCCAACTCGCAGGGCGTCATCGACCTCGCCGTGACCGAGGACGAGAAATTCGTCTACGTCCAGAACGCCGTCTCCGGCACCGTCGACGGCTTCCGCGTCGAAGCCAACGGTGCCCTCACCAAAGTCACGACGGCCGAGGGCCTGCCCGCCTTCGACGAGTCCGGCATGGAAGGCATCGCCGCCGTCTGA
- a CDS encoding DUF3040 domain-containing protein, producing the protein MESRNDPDDVALSSHELLALGRIEAELRQDRRLVRRMRHPIARPWLPLSVAALTWTSLLLLVMGILTSNAAALWCLIALWPITLLLAFRMLRRPAGAEDRTRSWP; encoded by the coding sequence GTGGAAAGCCGAAACGACCCTGATGACGTCGCGCTGTCGTCGCACGAACTCCTCGCCCTGGGGCGCATCGAGGCGGAACTCCGCCAGGACCGGCGCCTGGTCCGGCGGATGCGCCACCCGATAGCCCGGCCGTGGCTGCCCCTGTCGGTGGCCGCCCTGACGTGGACGTCACTGCTCCTCCTCGTCATGGGAATTCTCACCTCCAACGCGGCCGCCCTGTGGTGCCTCATCGCGCTGTGGCCCATCACCCTCCTGCTGGCTTTCCGGATGCTGCGCCGTCCGGCCGGCGCCGAGGACCGCACCAGGTCATGGCCGTGA
- a CDS encoding SsgA family sporulation/cell division regulator has translation MSKPVTLTELHPHRTTTLHHRTHLVRDGRPAVPLDLELHYTSLDPFAVRISLKPDGASIQWSLSRDALLLGLRRPEGIGDVAVWPVQQADGRGWLRIRLGPLRSCAVFQMELDVISNWLDVTLQLVPQNTESHHLNWDDFLAPLLDQD, from the coding sequence GTGTCAAAGCCAGTCACGCTGACGGAACTTCACCCCCACCGCACCACCACACTGCACCACCGTACGCACCTGGTCCGCGACGGCCGCCCTGCCGTACCCCTCGACCTGGAGTTGCACTACACGTCCCTGGACCCGTTCGCCGTCCGCATCAGCCTCAAACCCGACGGCGCCTCGATCCAATGGTCCCTGTCACGAGACGCTCTCCTGCTCGGGCTGCGCCGCCCTGAGGGGATCGGCGACGTGGCCGTATGGCCCGTCCAGCAGGCGGACGGCCGTGGATGGCTGCGTATCCGGCTCGGGCCTCTCAGAAGCTGCGCCGTCTTCCAGATGGAACTAGACGTGATCTCCAACTGGCTGGACGTCACCCTGCAACTCGTTCCCCAGAACACGGAGAGCCACCACCTGAACTGGGACGACTTCCTCGCGCCTCTGCTCGACCAGGACTGA
- a CDS encoding EamA family transporter, with amino-acid sequence MGVLAALGSAICYGVADFTGGLLSRRAYFVVVALAGQAGGLVLALVTAPLLSKGVPDVAELAWGAASGVGTGIGMIFLYRGMSRGSMSLVVPVSAVTGVALPVLVGVLLLGDRPQALSWFGLTVAVPALWLVSRTGDGNREGLGSAASSDGLIAGCGIALQYLALVQAGGGIWPVAAGRLAAVITLLPLAAPTRKRPRITTRNLVGAVATGMTAALALILYSQAVRQQLTVIAVALSSFYPAIPVLLGITLLRERLGRIQVTGLVAAGVAIALLALG; translated from the coding sequence ATGGGTGTTCTTGCGGCGCTGGGCTCGGCGATTTGCTACGGCGTGGCCGACTTCACGGGGGGTCTGCTGTCTCGGCGCGCGTACTTCGTGGTCGTCGCCCTCGCCGGACAAGCCGGGGGCCTGGTGCTGGCGCTGGTGACCGCCCCTTTGTTGTCCAAAGGCGTCCCGGACGTCGCCGAACTGGCGTGGGGTGCCGCGTCGGGTGTGGGCACGGGGATCGGGATGATCTTCCTCTACCGCGGAATGAGCCGCGGGTCGATGAGTTTGGTAGTGCCGGTCAGCGCCGTCACCGGCGTGGCACTGCCGGTCCTCGTTGGCGTCCTGCTGCTGGGCGATCGCCCGCAGGCTCTGTCCTGGTTCGGACTGACCGTCGCCGTACCTGCGCTGTGGCTCGTGAGCCGTACCGGTGACGGCAACCGCGAAGGACTGGGTTCGGCAGCGTCGAGCGACGGCCTCATAGCAGGGTGCGGCATCGCACTGCAGTACCTCGCTCTTGTGCAGGCTGGAGGAGGCATATGGCCGGTGGCCGCGGGCCGCCTCGCCGCTGTGATCACGTTGCTCCCCCTGGCCGCGCCCACTCGCAAACGTCCTCGAATCACGACGCGGAACCTGGTCGGCGCCGTGGCCACGGGTATGACAGCTGCCCTCGCGCTCATCCTCTACTCGCAAGCAGTTCGACAGCAGCTCACTGTCATCGCTGTGGCTCTGTCCTCTTTCTACCCCGCGATCCCTGTTCTGCTCGGCATCACGCTGCTGCGCGAACGCCTTGGAAGAATCCAGGTAACCGGTCTCGTAGCTGCAGGAGTTGCCATTGCCCTGCTGGCTCTCGGGTGA
- a CDS encoding MarR family winged helix-turn-helix transcriptional regulator: MHNADRVSNLLGAAALAITDRTLARIADAAGVSASAAAAVVVLSTSPGLGVTELGRRIGLSQSATARMVDSLEAAGLARRDPSAGRLVQVTLTDHGRLTASKVLRARDDAVAEVLSGFDGEETTALESLLCKLLARLYHGVQSADLLCRLCDRSSCVEGAACPVGQAERDEAGG, translated from the coding sequence ATGCATAACGCCGACCGAGTGTCGAACCTTCTGGGCGCTGCTGCGCTGGCCATCACTGATCGGACGCTGGCTCGTATCGCTGATGCGGCGGGGGTCAGTGCAAGCGCCGCGGCCGCCGTGGTCGTTTTGTCGACCTCGCCGGGCTTGGGCGTTACGGAGCTGGGACGCAGGATCGGACTCTCTCAGTCTGCGACTGCCCGCATGGTCGACTCTCTCGAAGCGGCAGGTCTCGCCCGACGCGACCCCAGCGCAGGGCGGCTGGTGCAGGTGACGCTGACGGATCATGGTCGGCTAACAGCCTCGAAGGTGCTCCGCGCGCGCGACGACGCTGTGGCTGAGGTGCTGTCCGGCTTCGACGGCGAGGAAACGACCGCTCTTGAGAGCCTGCTTTGCAAGCTGCTCGCACGCCTGTACCACGGCGTACAGAGCGCTGATCTGCTGTGTCGGCTGTGCGACAGGAGTAGCTGCGTCGAGGGCGCTGCGTGCCCGGTCGGGCAGGCCGAGCGCGACGAGGCTGGCGGGTGA
- a CDS encoding chromate resistance protein ChrB domain-containing protein yields MKWATRAGIHIDRAACAWLIRRFVDTDAEFVFVADPAEVPADTTPFDMRGAELGHHHGDCSFETILRRYDLTTDAALKRIAAIIHEADLDDERFDAPEAPGLDVVLRGLSMIGDDEHTMTVTKPVFDGLYEYYRRATLLGREPA; encoded by the coding sequence ATGAAGTGGGCCACCCGCGCCGGCATCCACATCGACCGCGCCGCCTGCGCATGGCTGATCCGCCGCTTCGTCGACACCGACGCCGAGTTCGTGTTCGTCGCCGACCCGGCCGAGGTCCCCGCCGACACCACCCCCTTCGACATGCGCGGCGCCGAACTCGGCCACCACCACGGCGACTGCAGCTTCGAAACCATCCTCCGCCGCTACGACCTCACCACCGACGCGGCCCTCAAGCGCATCGCCGCGATCATCCACGAAGCCGACCTCGACGACGAACGCTTCGACGCCCCCGAAGCCCCCGGCCTCGACGTCGTCCTGCGCGGCCTGTCGATGATCGGCGACGACGAACACACCATGACCGTCACCAAGCCGGTCTTCGACGGCCTGTACGAGTACTACCGCCGCGCCACACTCCTGGGCCGCGAACCCGCGTGA
- a CDS encoding Chromate resistance protein ChrB, whose protein sequence is MTDHEQPPTALPDRPGQWVLLSYRLPREPSTPRITVWRKLKRLGVAQISDGLIALPADARTREQLDWIAEEVTDSGGTATVWIAHPAALAEERKLAQAMADARAAEYEQVRAQAQQARHQPDDERQRTLRRLRAELRRINRRDYFPPPQRRTAETAVAALQPANTGTTPAPEENSA, encoded by the coding sequence GTGACCGATCACGAACAGCCGCCCACGGCTCTGCCCGACCGCCCGGGCCAGTGGGTCCTGTTGTCCTACCGTCTGCCGCGCGAGCCCTCGACCCCGCGCATCACCGTCTGGCGCAAGCTCAAGCGCCTCGGTGTCGCCCAGATCAGCGACGGCCTGATCGCCCTGCCCGCGGACGCCCGCACCCGCGAGCAGCTGGACTGGATCGCCGAGGAGGTCACCGACTCCGGCGGCACCGCCACCGTGTGGATCGCCCACCCGGCCGCACTCGCCGAGGAACGCAAGCTCGCGCAGGCCATGGCCGACGCCCGCGCCGCCGAGTACGAGCAGGTCCGCGCCCAGGCCCAACAGGCCCGCCACCAGCCCGACGACGAACGGCAGCGCACCCTGCGCCGACTCCGCGCCGAACTGCGCCGCATCAACCGCCGCGACTACTTCCCTCCACCGCAACGACGCACCGCCGAAACCGCGGTGGCCGCCCTGCAACCCGCCAACACAGGGACCACCCCTGCTCCCGAAGAGAACTCCGCATGA
- a CDS encoding chromate transporter, which yields MLAYVAQQAVQTYGWLNAGEMVRGLALAETTPGPLIMVVQFVAFLGAYRDPGSLDPWAAALLGALLTTWVTFVPCFLFIFLGAPYIERLRGNRHVSSALSGITAAIVGVIANLALYFAEHTLFTTVDDHTVGPLHLAVPDFATFRPVALGIALVAVVLILRVRWSVLRTLGVCAGLGLVAALAGLTGS from the coding sequence GTGCTCGCCTACGTCGCCCAGCAGGCCGTGCAGACCTACGGCTGGCTGAACGCGGGAGAGATGGTGCGCGGCCTGGCGCTGGCCGAGACCACGCCGGGACCGCTGATCATGGTGGTGCAGTTCGTCGCGTTCCTCGGCGCCTACCGCGATCCCGGCTCGCTCGACCCGTGGGCGGCCGCCCTGCTCGGGGCGCTGCTGACCACCTGGGTCACCTTCGTGCCGTGCTTCCTGTTCATCTTCCTCGGCGCCCCCTACATCGAGCGGCTGCGCGGCAACCGGCACGTCTCCTCCGCGCTCAGCGGCATCACCGCCGCGATCGTCGGCGTCATCGCCAACCTCGCGCTGTACTTCGCCGAACACACCCTCTTCACCACCGTGGACGACCACACCGTCGGCCCGCTGCACCTCGCAGTACCGGACTTCGCCACGTTCCGCCCTGTCGCCCTCGGCATCGCGCTGGTCGCCGTCGTCCTCATCCTCCGAGTGCGCTGGAGCGTCCTGCGCACCCTGGGCGTGTGCGCCGGCCTCGGCCTGGTGGCCGCACTGGCAGGACTGACCGGAAGCTGA